From the genome of Colwellia psychrerythraea 34H, one region includes:
- a CDS encoding alkyl/aryl-sulfatase: protein MKKSIITLSLLLACSLLNTSNAVTNQKDRFEDVSVNIPTLSHDYYLGKGSGATHFWHGDNKDMSFTPTGGNDAFDGVSNKVHPELTAHSKKMKKGIFSYKEKFYQVYGYGLTSPMIVDGDNGLLILDPVESVDKMKNVMDDFRKVTGNKKPVAAIMYSHWHPDHYAGVRGIEGAEKALIIAHDTFMTNVVKGSMGGTGPALGFRVDYSLGTLLSVNENGRINGGLGPDFEINEHSLIAPNTLVKGKNGQLAMTIAGVKVEFKHVPSEASDEITAYFPDFNMLFGSEVIQGESFPNLHTIRGTQYRDPSVWFPGVDTLLEYNAQAMMVSHGRPVVGSKHVDNTLTSYRDAIQYTYDQSIKAINNGATQEDLIREIKLPKHLVSHPWLGDFYGSIRHAAKQIFVGEMGWFDGDPTTLNPTYSVTASQRYVSMVGGKDEMMNMATKACDSGDFQWCAELATHAVRVDLEDMEPRLLKAIALRELAYRETNNNWRNWYLTSAQELDGTIDYSKKINLQAPDLMAEFEPSQLVGAMRFSLNAQRSQDKHFTIAFEFGDYQETHALEIRRSVAQFHKDYQGQPKATVKLTKPVFLGLLVGKIDFVQAVKDGYIQISGDAKSVSEFFGLFDKPAENPKVTLR from the coding sequence ATGAAAAAATCCATTATTACTTTATCACTACTACTCGCTTGTTCTCTATTGAACACGAGCAATGCCGTTACTAACCAAAAAGATCGCTTTGAAGATGTTAGTGTAAATATTCCGACACTTTCTCATGATTATTACCTTGGTAAAGGATCTGGTGCAACGCATTTCTGGCATGGTGACAACAAAGACATGTCATTTACACCAACGGGAGGAAATGATGCTTTTGATGGGGTGTCTAATAAAGTACATCCAGAGCTAACGGCTCACTCTAAAAAAATGAAAAAGGGCATCTTTTCCTATAAAGAGAAATTCTATCAAGTCTATGGCTATGGTTTAACTTCACCCATGATTGTTGACGGTGATAATGGTTTGTTGATCTTAGATCCTGTCGAATCAGTAGACAAAATGAAAAATGTTATGGATGATTTTCGTAAAGTTACCGGTAATAAAAAACCAGTAGCGGCGATTATGTATTCGCATTGGCATCCTGATCATTATGCTGGTGTTCGTGGTATTGAAGGTGCTGAAAAAGCGTTGATTATTGCACACGATACTTTTATGACTAATGTGGTAAAAGGCTCTATGGGTGGTACTGGTCCGGCTCTTGGTTTCCGCGTTGATTACTCATTAGGTACATTGCTTTCTGTCAATGAAAACGGACGTATTAACGGTGGTTTAGGTCCTGATTTTGAAATTAATGAGCATAGTTTAATTGCGCCAAATACCTTAGTTAAAGGTAAAAATGGCCAGCTAGCAATGACAATTGCAGGAGTGAAAGTTGAATTTAAACATGTTCCTTCTGAAGCATCCGACGAAATTACTGCGTACTTCCCTGACTTTAACATGCTGTTTGGCTCAGAAGTTATACAAGGCGAAAGCTTTCCTAACTTGCACACTATTCGTGGTACACAGTATCGTGACCCAAGTGTTTGGTTCCCAGGTGTAGATACCTTACTTGAGTACAACGCTCAAGCAATGATGGTTTCTCATGGACGCCCCGTTGTTGGTAGTAAGCATGTAGATAATACCTTAACGTCTTATCGTGATGCTATTCAATACACCTACGATCAGTCTATTAAAGCGATAAATAACGGGGCGACTCAAGAAGATTTGATCCGCGAAATTAAGCTTCCTAAACACTTAGTAAGCCACCCATGGTTAGGTGACTTTTATGGCTCTATTCGTCATGCCGCTAAACAAATCTTTGTCGGTGAAATGGGATGGTTTGATGGTGACCCAACCACATTAAACCCAACCTATTCGGTTACTGCTTCTCAGCGTTATGTATCTATGGTTGGTGGTAAAGATGAAATGATGAACATGGCTACTAAAGCGTGTGATTCAGGTGATTTTCAGTGGTGTGCTGAACTTGCTACTCATGCGGTTCGTGTTGATTTAGAAGATATGGAACCTCGTTTATTAAAGGCAATCGCTTTACGTGAACTTGCTTATCGTGAAACTAATAACAACTGGCGTAACTGGTACTTAACCTCAGCACAAGAGCTTGATGGCACGATTGATTACTCGAAAAAAATTAATCTACAAGCACCTGATTTAATGGCAGAGTTCGAGCCTTCACAACTTGTTGGCGCTATGCGCTTTAGTTTGAACGCACAACGTAGCCAAGATAAACACTTTACCATTGCTTTTGAATTTGGTGATTACCAAGAAACACACGCACTTGAAATTCGTCGTAGTGTTGCTCAGTTCCATAAAGATTACCAAGGTCAACCAAAAGCAACAGTGAAACTAACCAAGCCTGTATTCTTAGGATTGTTAGTGGGTAAGATCGATTTTGTGCAAGCAGTTAAAGACGGTTACATCCAAATAAGTGGTGATGCAAAATCTGTATCTGAATTCTTTGGATTATTCGACAAACCGGCTGAAAATCCTAAAGTAACTTTACGTTAG
- a CDS encoding type 1 glutamine amidotransferase domain-containing protein, whose product MLKKIAITSVTLIVLIAGSLFGAKAWVKSLLPEKAHFVAIKQTQVSDLPYVTHDIPAYRGKILAVVTSVDKMGEDQDTGYEHTELARAYWVFTANGFSVDIASPKGGKPPVVIDGEDMGAYDYAFLNDDTIQQKVANSIALAEVNPNDYEAVYFVGGKGTMFDFPDNPYVQNIAKTLYQNNKVVSAVCHGPSALVNVVLDNGEMLLSNKKVSGFTNNEELFLIPDAKQIFPFLLEDKLIEQGAQFQSGTTYLEKVTQDGKLITGQNPWSVWTLAEKVVAELGYQPKTRERTPEEHAIELLMTYDSHGFDAAKDELKQKPHAYQRILIVMHSILAFMQFEISKGIDLLSLANQLKQLR is encoded by the coding sequence ATGCTTAAGAAAATAGCTATTACCTCAGTAACCTTAATTGTCCTGATAGCAGGTTCATTATTTGGTGCTAAAGCTTGGGTTAAAAGTTTATTACCCGAAAAAGCCCACTTTGTTGCGATAAAACAAACACAAGTAAGTGACTTACCCTACGTTACCCACGATATTCCAGCATACAGAGGTAAAATATTAGCCGTGGTTACTAGCGTTGATAAAATGGGGGAAGATCAAGACACCGGCTATGAACATACTGAACTAGCCCGTGCTTACTGGGTGTTTACTGCTAATGGTTTCAGTGTTGATATTGCTAGCCCAAAGGGAGGTAAACCGCCGGTAGTAATTGATGGAGAGGATATGGGCGCTTATGATTATGCTTTTTTAAATGACGATACTATTCAACAGAAAGTGGCAAACTCTATTGCACTGGCAGAGGTAAACCCGAACGATTATGAGGCGGTATATTTTGTTGGCGGAAAAGGCACTATGTTTGATTTTCCTGATAACCCTTATGTGCAAAATATTGCCAAAACACTGTATCAAAACAACAAAGTAGTCAGTGCTGTCTGTCATGGCCCTTCAGCTCTGGTAAACGTTGTATTAGACAATGGTGAAATGCTGCTTTCAAATAAGAAAGTCAGTGGCTTTACCAACAATGAAGAACTTTTTTTAATTCCAGACGCGAAACAAATTTTTCCTTTTTTACTTGAAGATAAATTGATTGAACAAGGCGCTCAATTTCAATCGGGTACAACCTATTTAGAGAAAGTCACACAAGATGGAAAATTAATCACGGGTCAAAACCCTTGGTCTGTATGGACGCTTGCCGAAAAAGTAGTGGCTGAACTAGGTTACCAACCTAAAACCAGAGAGCGTACTCCTGAAGAACATGCTATCGAACTTTTGATGACATATGATTCACACGGTTTTGATGCGGCTAAAGATGAACTAAAACAAAAGCCACACGCTTATCAACGTATTCTTATTGTGATGCACAGTATTTTAGCCTTTATGCAGTTCGAAATTAGTAAAGGTATTGACCTGCTAAGTCTGGCAAATCAACTAAAACAATTGCGTTAA
- a CDS encoding DUF3360 family protein — protein sequence MGNTSKASHEQKGDSQQNENGLNGDEFSYQQKHKPTSEFNSRDEYLEHELQIMAPKRWRPNLPFRDYRFEIEDTIPAMAATIGKVVMVGAIAATFAGSLGLDQGFILENVRYELLIVSIFIILFSGFLLPTANLAGTHGPLIPLIPIVVAAGGHPMALGLLIGALGLILAISKGGSMLANLTSKGVCGGLLLYLGFVGTISQVNKLFAWADGIGMAHIAFIVIFCTIILYALLEHWGKRWLAVPLSCLLGGTLAFAMGAPFEFQTGPGLPNMNPMYWWGENTGWMLGLPTLESFVVVLPFAILAVAMWSPDFLGHQVFQKINYPERTEKVHMNIDDTMTSASIRQTFGSLLGGANFTSSWGTYIVPAAIAKRPIPAGALLTALFCIIAALWGYPMDLAIWQPVLCVALIVGVFIPLLEAGMEMTREGKTTQSAAIVVFSSALVNPAFGWALTMLLDNLGLVGCKERSSGLSKMSRWVIPSIMFVVLTAVMASVGMLPGIPALIPSLG from the coding sequence ATGGGCAATACGTCAAAAGCCTCACATGAGCAAAAAGGTGATTCTCAACAAAATGAGAATGGGCTAAATGGGGATGAATTTAGTTACCAGCAAAAACATAAGCCGACTTCAGAATTTAATAGCCGAGACGAGTATTTAGAACACGAATTGCAAATAATGGCGCCCAAACGCTGGCGACCAAATTTACCTTTTCGAGATTACCGCTTTGAGATAGAAGATACTATCCCAGCCATGGCAGCGACTATTGGTAAAGTGGTTATGGTGGGCGCAATAGCAGCAACCTTTGCCGGCTCCCTAGGGCTTGATCAAGGCTTTATATTAGAAAACGTCCGCTATGAATTACTTATTGTTTCAATCTTTATCATTCTTTTTTCAGGATTTTTATTACCCACAGCTAACCTAGCAGGTACTCATGGCCCGTTAATTCCACTTATTCCTATTGTGGTGGCCGCAGGGGGACATCCTATGGCGCTTGGACTACTCATTGGTGCCTTGGGTTTGATTTTAGCCATTAGTAAAGGCGGAAGCATGCTGGCAAACCTGACCAGCAAAGGCGTTTGCGGCGGCTTATTACTCTACCTTGGCTTTGTCGGTACCATTTCACAAGTGAATAAATTGTTCGCTTGGGCAGATGGAATAGGCATGGCACACATTGCCTTTATCGTTATATTTTGTACGATAATATTGTATGCATTACTTGAACACTGGGGTAAACGTTGGTTAGCCGTCCCTTTGAGTTGCTTGCTAGGCGGAACACTTGCCTTTGCTATGGGCGCGCCGTTTGAATTTCAAACGGGTCCGGGCCTACCTAACATGAATCCAATGTATTGGTGGGGCGAAAATACTGGCTGGATGCTTGGTTTACCAACATTAGAAAGTTTTGTCGTGGTACTGCCTTTTGCTATTTTAGCGGTAGCAATGTGGTCGCCTGATTTCTTAGGTCATCAGGTATTTCAAAAAATCAATTACCCTGAGCGCACTGAAAAAGTACACATGAACATTGACGATACCATGACAAGTGCGTCTATCCGCCAAACCTTTGGTTCTCTGTTAGGTGGGGCAAACTTCACCTCTTCTTGGGGCACTTATATAGTACCAGCAGCTATCGCAAAGCGACCTATTCCTGCAGGCGCGCTACTCACTGCGTTGTTTTGTATCATAGCTGCCTTATGGGGCTATCCTATGGATTTGGCAATATGGCAACCCGTGCTTTGTGTGGCATTAATAGTGGGGGTATTTATCCCGTTGCTTGAAGCCGGAATGGAAATGACCCGTGAGGGTAAAACAACTCAGTCAGCGGCTATTGTGGTATTTTCTTCAGCATTGGTTAACCCAGCGTTTGGTTGGGCGTTAACTATGTTGCTCGACAACCTTGGTTTGGTTGGCTGTAAAGAACGTAGCTCAGGCTTAAGTAAGATGAGCCGATGGGTTATCCCAAGTATTATGTTTGTTGTGTTAACAGCTGTAATGGCATCGGTAGGAATGTTACCTGGTATTCCTGCACTGATCCCAAGTTTGGGATAA
- a CDS encoding SIR2 family protein, translating into MSKYSVKDLAQFIKKSKESDTPFVLFTGAGCSKSAGIPLAGELVEKINEDFELELKGLSKDDRQNYGKCMSVLVKEDRRKLISDYISKAKINWTHIAIALLIEKGYFQRVLTFNFDNLLARSSGLLGLYPATYDLTTADLDLHNLIVEPAVVHIHGQSHGFTLLNSDEETSKHAESLENFIASTLNQSPTLFVGYSGYADAFFPILEKKYTGQHRLFWSGRSKKEPEHLSTSLLKNYGSFAHYIQGEDSDIFFIELAQELGCFPPKIFENPYDHLLDELKHVTDFPLHESIHRDLFAKIKKQLKNDSEQYLKESLLDTDKLLIEGRYQELIDLYDNNSKLLETDLDNIALAYLRQCNDLIRNTNDFELEEIKATVIENYSKALEVKKDFYLAPFNLGVFYKDLASFTSEKGVKKIYVEREIEQYRKSILINANDYFTYNNLCSALLVLSDFTEDFEIKETLIFEALGASEQAIKIDDKEWNAYCLFGQAYFTLGEIKTVSNDKEKYFKLALNYFDSSNMAKPNNEFILDTSGLICLKLYTLTAKKYFLDKSFEYLNELDRLNPKKVYNLACAYALNLQLDKCRAMLERALASDTLPSKMHLLKDKDLDVVCELEWFKELISKAN; encoded by the coding sequence ATGTCTAAATACTCAGTTAAAGATCTCGCTCAATTTATTAAAAAATCAAAGGAAAGTGATACACCATTTGTTTTATTTACAGGAGCCGGTTGTTCGAAGTCAGCGGGTATACCATTGGCAGGAGAGCTTGTAGAAAAAATTAATGAAGATTTTGAACTTGAACTTAAGGGACTTTCTAAAGACGATAGACAAAATTACGGTAAATGTATGTCTGTTCTCGTTAAAGAGGATCGACGTAAACTGATTAGCGATTATATTAGTAAAGCTAAGATTAATTGGACTCATATTGCAATAGCTTTACTTATAGAAAAGGGATATTTTCAAAGAGTCTTAACCTTTAATTTTGATAATTTATTGGCAAGGAGCAGCGGACTATTAGGCCTTTATCCAGCAACTTATGATTTAACGACCGCGGATCTTGATTTGCATAACTTAATTGTTGAACCAGCAGTAGTTCATATTCATGGGCAGAGTCATGGTTTTACTTTATTAAATAGTGATGAAGAGACTTCTAAACATGCGGAGAGCTTGGAAAATTTTATTGCTTCTACACTAAATCAGTCACCAACATTATTTGTTGGTTATAGCGGTTATGCTGATGCATTCTTCCCTATTTTAGAGAAAAAATATACAGGGCAACACAGGTTGTTCTGGTCGGGGCGCTCAAAGAAAGAACCCGAGCATTTAAGTACTTCCTTATTAAAAAACTATGGAAGTTTTGCCCATTATATTCAGGGCGAAGATTCCGATATATTTTTTATAGAGTTAGCTCAAGAACTCGGCTGTTTTCCCCCTAAAATATTTGAAAATCCATATGATCATTTATTAGATGAACTAAAGCATGTAACAGACTTTCCACTACATGAGTCTATACATCGAGATTTATTTGCGAAAATTAAAAAACAATTAAAGAATGATAGTGAGCAATATTTAAAAGAAAGCCTTTTAGATACAGATAAATTATTAATAGAAGGAAGATATCAAGAGTTGATAGATTTATATGACAACAACTCAAAATTATTAGAAACTGACCTAGATAACATAGCATTAGCTTATCTTCGTCAATGTAATGATTTAATTCGCAATACTAATGATTTTGAACTTGAGGAGATTAAAGCAACAGTCATTGAAAATTATTCAAAAGCGCTTGAAGTTAAAAAAGATTTTTATTTAGCACCATTTAATCTTGGGGTTTTTTATAAAGATTTAGCAAGTTTTACTTCTGAGAAAGGTGTTAAAAAAATATATGTTGAAAGGGAAATAGAGCAGTATCGAAAGTCTATCTTGATTAATGCTAATGATTATTTTACTTATAACAACTTGTGCTCTGCATTATTAGTTTTATCCGATTTTACAGAAGACTTTGAAATTAAAGAAACTTTAATATTTGAAGCTTTAGGAGCTTCAGAGCAAGCTATAAAAATTGATGATAAAGAATGGAATGCATATTGTTTATTTGGTCAAGCATATTTTACATTAGGTGAAATCAAAACAGTAAGTAATGATAAAGAAAAATACTTTAAATTAGCTTTGAATTATTTTGATTCATCTAATATGGCAAAGCCTAATAATGAATTTATATTAGACACCTCAGGGCTAATTTGCTTAAAATTATATACCTTAACAGCTAAAAAATATTTTTTAGATAAAAGTTTTGAATATTTAAATGAACTTGACAGACTCAATCCCAAAAAGGTGTATAACTTAGCGTGTGCATATGCTTTAAATCTGCAGCTTGATAAGTGTAGAGCAATGCTTGAGCGAGCTTTAGCTTCAGATACATTACCTTCTAAAATGCATTTGTTGAAAGATAAAGACTTAGACGTTGTTTGTGAATTAGAGTGGTTTAAAGAATTGATATCTAAAGCTAACTAA
- a CDS encoding LysR family transcriptional regulator, protein MKHSDYSLIPTFVAIVEEKSYTKAAKRLGISQSAVSQGVTRLQAVFKDTLFIRGSRGVEPTQFSLDIYPTLASSVENIAFMMPEYKKFSAVKCEKQFVISSLSVFGFTILPPLSALMSQHAPLASVKIEPLNNHDFTNMLRSQHFDLVIDAHSNQYPQLRSKVIMEDTLCVMCRIDHPRLSGDSISIDEFLAEKHVTHSQLDQKGGYLSGKGLKEDEILNQRKIAWQAASIMEMLPVIECCDYIALLPQRLVDKYRHIYQLKQLHSNFLLDPIKVAMYWHSSRTNDPSHKWLREQIVKVTQQFNKL, encoded by the coding sequence ATGAAGCATTCAGATTACAGTTTAATACCTACATTCGTCGCCATTGTTGAAGAGAAAAGTTATACAAAAGCAGCAAAACGTTTAGGCATTAGCCAATCGGCGGTAAGTCAGGGAGTAACCAGGTTACAGGCTGTATTTAAAGATACTTTATTTATACGTGGTAGCCGCGGAGTTGAACCAACTCAGTTTTCTCTTGATATATATCCTACATTAGCAAGTTCAGTTGAAAATATTGCCTTTATGATGCCTGAGTACAAAAAGTTCAGTGCTGTGAAATGTGAAAAACAATTCGTTATTTCATCGTTAAGTGTCTTTGGCTTTACTATATTACCTCCGCTTTCAGCACTAATGAGCCAGCATGCACCTTTGGCAAGTGTTAAAATTGAACCGCTTAATAATCACGACTTTACCAACATGTTGAGATCACAGCACTTTGATTTAGTTATTGATGCTCACTCAAACCAATATCCACAGTTACGATCTAAAGTGATAATGGAAGATACTTTATGTGTAATGTGCCGTATTGATCACCCAAGATTATCGGGTGATTCAATCAGTATTGATGAATTTTTAGCGGAAAAGCATGTCACCCATTCTCAGCTTGATCAAAAGGGCGGTTATCTAAGTGGTAAAGGTTTAAAAGAAGATGAGATATTAAATCAGCGCAAGATAGCATGGCAGGCTGCTAGTATTATGGAGATGCTGCCTGTTATAGAGTGTTGTGACTATATTGCTTTGTTGCCACAAAGGTTAGTCGATAAATATCGTCATATTTACCAACTAAAACAGTTACACAGTAACTTTTTACTCGACCCTATAAAAGTAGCGATGTACTGGCATTCATCAAGAACAAATGATCCGAGTCATAAGTGGTTAAGAGAACAAATTGTTAAAGTAACCCAACAGTTTAATAAACTTTAG
- a CDS encoding MBL fold metallo-hydrolase: MKHTLVITILIIMFSNGATAEEDKRSINESTTNMIAALQQKQWIHGSQDCKNNQDPAIEVFQYDESSYVLRQNKCLSYEAPFIYVLIGKEKILVVDTGATESAEEFPLYQTVQSLNQKHSDNGKTKEREIVVIHSHSHSDHYSADSQFVGQANVTVVAANNTGVNEFFDFEKWPEQQTNFELGGRSITIIPTPGHQEEAISVYDPQTKWLLTGDTFYPGYIYVKTWQDYKNSIARLVEFTNNHSVSAILGSHIEMTNKAGEYYEIGTIYQPNESSLLLTPSDLTALNEKLQQVDEPEKIAMDSLIVEPLGALPKLISSIAKWFIG; the protein is encoded by the coding sequence ATGAAACACACGTTAGTCATTACCATACTCATCATTATGTTCAGTAATGGGGCAACAGCTGAAGAAGATAAGCGCTCTATTAATGAATCGACAACAAACATGATTGCCGCACTTCAGCAAAAGCAATGGATTCATGGTTCACAAGATTGTAAAAACAACCAAGACCCCGCAATAGAAGTCTTTCAATACGATGAATCAAGTTATGTACTACGTCAAAATAAGTGTCTGAGTTATGAAGCACCTTTTATTTATGTCTTAATTGGAAAGGAGAAGATACTTGTTGTTGATACTGGGGCAACCGAAAGCGCTGAAGAATTTCCACTGTATCAAACAGTACAATCTCTGAATCAAAAGCATTCCGACAACGGAAAAACCAAAGAGCGTGAGATAGTAGTTATTCACTCACATAGTCACAGTGATCATTATAGTGCTGATTCTCAATTTGTCGGTCAAGCCAATGTTACCGTAGTTGCAGCAAATAACACTGGAGTAAACGAGTTTTTTGATTTTGAAAAATGGCCTGAGCAGCAAACTAACTTTGAGCTTGGTGGACGCAGTATAACTATCATTCCAACCCCTGGTCACCAAGAAGAAGCTATTTCAGTGTATGACCCACAAACTAAGTGGCTGCTAACTGGAGATACATTCTATCCGGGTTATATCTATGTTAAAACGTGGCAAGACTACAAAAATAGTATCGCCCGTTTAGTGGAATTTACTAATAATCATAGCGTAAGCGCAATATTAGGATCGCATATTGAAATGACTAATAAGGCGGGTGAATATTATGAGATTGGTACGATATACCAACCCAATGAGTCTTCTTTGTTGTTAACGCCAAGTGATTTAACTGCTTTGAATGAAAAGCTACAGCAAGTAGATGAGCCAGAAAAAATAGCAATGGATAGTCTGATTGTTGAACCCTTGGGCGCTTTGCCAAAGCTGATCAGTAGTATTGCCAAATGGTTTATTGGATAA